Part of the Vibrio sp. SS-MA-C1-2 genome, AGTGGAGTGCCTCTCTTCTGGTCGTGGAATTTCCCTCCCAGCATTAGGGACATCTATTGGACATCTAACGGCTAGAACAACCGGAGCTTATGCTTATATTCGCAAACAGTTTGGTTTATCTATAGGACGGTTCGAAGGTGTTGCTCAGCCTTTAGGCCGTATTGGCGGGCTAACTTATCTCTTAGAGTCAGCCCGCACATTAACCACGACCGCACTGGATATGGGTGAAAAACCCGGCATTGTCACAGCCATTGCCAAATACCATATGACGGAACTTGGTCGAACGATCTTAAATGATGCGATGGACATTCACGGAGGCAGAGCTATTCAACTTGGGCCAATGAATTATTTAGGGCATCAATACTATGGGATCCCTGTTGCGATTACCGTTGAAGGTGCAAATATACTAACCCGTAACTTAATGATTTTTGGACAAGGTGCGACACGTTGCCACCCTTATGTTTTATCTGAAATGGAAGCCGCTGCAACCCCAAATATAGATGAAGCCAAAGAACAGTTTGATAAGCTTCTCTTTCAACATATCAAATACACTACAGGTAACATATTAAAAGGACTACTTAATTCACTAACTCGCTCTTTCTTTAACACAACGCCCTATAGTGGTGAAACCGCTATTTACTATAAACATTTAAATCGAATGAGTCGCGCTTTAGCTGTCGCATCAGATTTCTCAATGCTCTCTTTAGGTGGGGAATTAAAACGTAAAGAGTTAGTTTCCGCACGCTTAGGTGATGTCTTAAGTTTCTTATACCTTGCGTCTGCCACTCTCAAACGGTTTGAAGATCAAGGTCGCCCTCAAGCTGACCTCCCTTTTGTACACTATGCACTTCAACACTGTTTACATCAATCCGGTGTTGCATTTGATGAATTATTTAACAACTTTCCTAAGAGAGGAGTCGGTCGATTAATCAGAACATTGACCTTTCCAATTGGTATTCATTATTCCGCACCAAAAGATAGCATTGCCTTAGAGATAGCAAATTCTTTAATGACACCAGGAACCCATCGTGATCAGTTGACCCACCTTTGTCATTACGATATTGACAATCAAAAGGATCCAGTCGCGATTATTGAAAGAGCATTTATTGCTATGCATAAGACTAAAAATCATGAAAAACTGATTTATCAAGCAATAAAGGCAGGAAGAATCTCGGCTAAAAGTCCATTAAGTGAGAAGTTAAACCAAGCATTAGCATTGAATATTCTTTCACAAGAAGAGGTAAATGAGATTAATCATGCTGAAAAGATGCGTTCTTATGCAATACAAGTGGATAATTTTAATCACGAATTAACAGAAACAAAATAAAAGAGATGAATAATTAATCACTAAAGAAAAATGCACTTACAGCTTTGTGAGAGATCTCTTACAAAGCTGTAAGAGAAAACAAATTTAACACGCGAGATTAACCTTTATATAACATTTAATAATTAATAATTTCAACACCTTATCGTGACAAACCATTTTACATCACTATTTTATAGTAAAAAATGCTAAAAATAGGCTTGTCCTTTTGTCTCAATAGCTTATTCTAACTGTGTCGAAGGGAAACACGACACCAAACACTAAGGACAGTAAATCTCTTAAAGGATTTAAGAGAGATAATTCAGGATGAGTTATCAACATGGACAGTGAACGGAACTACTTCAGGATGAAGTTAACGTAAGTAGGATTACTTACAGTCAGGATGACAAACAAGGAACAAACTTCAGGATGAGGTTAACGTAAGTCGGATTGCTTACAGTCAGGATGACAAACAAGGAACAAACTTCAGGATGAGGTTAACGTAAGTAGGATTGCTTACAGTCAGGATGACAAACAAGGAACAAACTTCAGGATGAGGTTAACGTAAGTAGGATTGCTTACAGTCAGGATGACAAACAAGGAACAAACTTCAGGATGAGGTTAACGTAAGTAGGATTGCTTACAGTCAGGATGACAAACAAGGAACAAACTTCAGGATGAGGTTAACGTAAGTAGGATTGCTTACAGTCAGGATGACAAACAAGGAACAAACTTCAGGATGAGGTTAACGTAAGTCGGATTGCTTACAGTCAGGATGACAAACAAGGAACAACTTCAGGATGAGGTTAACGTAAGTAGGATTGCTTACAGTCAGGATGACACAAGGATCACTTCAGGATGAAGTAATGGACACCTCTAGGATAGAGAAGCTTCGCTAACGGAAACTAGCAAAAAAAAATCACATTGAGTGTGATGCAGGGAGCACCATATAGTAGCGGGATAGGCTGCAACAGAAACACAGGGCGCGACAGGAGTCGCGCCCGCTCTGTATCTAGAGCACAGAAAACCAACTCACTTAGCCGCTATTACAACTATTCCCTATATATTCGACTAAAAAAATTCAATATCTCTGCGACTCAATAACAACTGAACTATAGTTAACAGATATTAATATCTAAAGGCTATAACTACATGAAACACATCTTCCATACGATTCATCCCGACAATCGTGTTAAAGTTGCCCTTATTGCGGCTTTAGGTTCAACAATCTGTATATCTATCCTTGCTGGGATTGATCAACTCACTAATCATGCTTATTTATTAGCCGCACCATTTGGTGCCACCATGGTATTAGCGTTCGGCGTCCATCAAAGCCCTCTTGCTCAGCCAAAAAATATTATTTTTGGTCATCTATTAACGGCATTTATTGGGCTGCTCTTTGTGAATTATGTGGAAGTAAATGCGATCAGTTTAGGTGTCGCTGTTGGGTTAGGAATATTTTTTATGATTATACTAAAAATCACTCATCCGCCAGCGGGTGGAAACCCTTTATTAATCATGTTAACAGGGCATACAAGTTGGTCATTTTTAATTACACCATTTTTATTAGGCTCTGTTATTATTGTGCTAATCGCTTATGTCTTCCATAAGTATGGTTCAAAGTACCAATATCCATTTAATAGCGATAAATAAGGTTTTTCTTTAAACTTAGAGAGTAATATTAAGAGCTAATTATTCTCTATACCCATCTTACTTGACGTTGCTAGGTTGTTGACTATATTCATTCGCCCCAATCAGATAGAACCCCATACCCATGGGGCATCAATCATTTGCCGCCTACTAACAATATAGTGGTACGTTAATTTGGCTAATTACTTCGGGTATAAGCTTAAAATAGACTTAATATACTGGTAGCTTCACATCAGAAAAAATATCAATCATCTGCTGTTCTGTTTTTGCTTCTGTCGCTCTCTCAATCAATGATTTTGTTAAATGAGGGGCTAATGCAAAAATAAATTGATACATATATTCACAGATAAAAATCCCACGTTTAAAGCAGAGTAACCCTTGATTTGGAGAAAATAGATGGCTGATATCGATCACATCCAGCTCATAATTCACTAAATCATTAGCCGACACCGTCGCAATAATCCCGATACCAAATTCTAATTCCACATAAGTCTTAATCACATCGGCATCAATTGCTGTCATCGAAATCGAAGGGGTTAACCCTGCTTGCTTAAAAGCGGTATCTTGGGTATTACGCCCGGTAGAGCCTTCATCATAACTGACCAGAGGATACTGACTAATCTGCTCTAAGGTAATATTTGGAACCTCAGTTAAAGGATGACCTTTAGGAACAACTAATGACAATGTCCAGATATAACAAGGAAGAGAAACCACTTCATCGTTTGGCATATCTTGAGCTACAACCGAAAGATCAAAAAGTCCTGTCGGAACATTACTATTAATTTGTTGAGAAGTAGAAGGAAATATATTGAGTTCTACTTTAGGGTGAGTCTTAATAAATTCAGTTATCGCA contains:
- a CDS encoding HPP family protein; translation: MKHIFHTIHPDNRVKVALIAALGSTICISILAGIDQLTNHAYLLAAPFGATMVLAFGVHQSPLAQPKNIIFGHLLTAFIGLLFVNYVEVNAISLGVAVGLGIFFMIILKITHPPAGGNPLLIMLTGHTSWSFLITPFLLGSVIIVLIAYVFHKYGSKYQYPFNSDK
- a CDS encoding acyl-CoA dehydrogenase, whose amino-acid sequence is MSALANFRKKRISDPAFKLFKEVLPPLSATEREAMEAGSVWWEGELFSGTPQWDKLHQYPKPQLTPEEQQFIDDKVRPLISMLDDYKIVHTDNNLSPEVWDYLRRERFFSLNITKEFGGLEFSALANSTIVSMISTRSISAAVTVMVPNSLGPGELLSHYGTNEQKEYWLPRLADGTEIPCFALTGPEAGSDAGSIPDRGEICYGDYQGEQVLGIKLTWNKRYITLAPVSTVLGLAFKLSDPEQLLGKEIDLGITCALIPTDHPGVEVGDRHNPIGLAFMNGPTRGDDVFIPIDWIIGGPSYAGRGWRMLVECLSSGRGISLPALGTSIGHLTARTTGAYAYIRKQFGLSIGRFEGVAQPLGRIGGLTYLLESARTLTTTALDMGEKPGIVTAIAKYHMTELGRTILNDAMDIHGGRAIQLGPMNYLGHQYYGIPVAITVEGANILTRNLMIFGQGATRCHPYVLSEMEAAATPNIDEAKEQFDKLLFQHIKYTTGNILKGLLNSLTRSFFNTTPYSGETAIYYKHLNRMSRALAVASDFSMLSLGGELKRKELVSARLGDVLSFLYLASATLKRFEDQGRPQADLPFVHYALQHCLHQSGVAFDELFNNFPKRGVGRLIRTLTFPIGIHYSAPKDSIALEIANSLMTPGTHRDQLTHLCHYDIDNQKDPVAIIERAFIAMHKTKNHEKLIYQAIKAGRISAKSPLSEKLNQALALNILSQEEVNEINHAEKMRSYAIQVDNFNHELTETK
- a CDS encoding LysR substrate-binding domain-containing protein, with protein sequence MKLQQLRYIVEIVNSELNMSLASERLFTTQPNVSKQVRLLEQELGVQIFERNGKHLSTVTAVGEEIITSAIQTLLNADKIKVMANNLTNPDEGVLNLFTTQTIANYILPPAITEFIKTHPKVELNIFPSTSQQINSNVPTGLFDLSVVAQDMPNDEVVSLPCYIWTLSLVVPKGHPLTEVPNITLEQISQYPLVSYDEGSTGRNTQDTAFKQAGLTPSISMTAIDADVIKTYVELEFGIGIIATVSANDLVNYELDVIDISHLFSPNQGLLCFKRGIFICEYMYQFIFALAPHLTKSLIERATEAKTEQQMIDIFSDVKLPVY